The sequence TCGTGCCAGTTGGCGCCGCTCCAGATATAAGTCACGGAAGGAAGTTCTGGTTTCTCGCGGTCGAGCCGGATCCGCAGCCGCACAGGTATCGAATGTTCCTGTGACCGCAGCAGATAGATCGCCTCCATCCAGTCGACGTAGTCGACGCCGATGATGCAGCTGATGTATTTGCATGAGAGCGTCTCGTCGTCGCGCAGGCGCAGGGCGGCTTCAGGCAGGTCGCCGGGCCTGACCTCGATCACCAGGTGCCAGTCCGAGACGCTTACGTCGCGGGCCAGTTTGCCCATCAGCTCCCTGGTATGGTCGAGGGCATCCGGCGCCCTGTATTTCTGATGCTCCCGGCTCAACTCTCGCCGCCTTCGGGTTTCATCTTGACGTGGTCGCTCATGGGGCCGCCGGTAAGCCGCTTGGCCGCGCCTACCTGGGTGTCCTGCTTCACTTTCAGCTGCAGCTGCTGCATCCCGTAGATAAGGGCTTCGGGCCGCGGCGGGCAGCCTGGTATATATACATCAACCGGGATCAGCAGGTCGATGCCCTGCACTACATTGTAGGAATCCCAGAACATGCCGCCGCTGCAGGCGCAGGCACCCATGGCGATCACCCAGCGCGGCTCGGACATCTGATGGTGGAGGTGGCGGATGATCGGCGCCATCTTGTCGGTGATGGTGCCGGAAACGATCATGACGTCAGCCTGGCGCGGTGAGGCGCGGAAGACTTCCATGCCGAAACGCGCCATATCGTGGCGGGGCATGGTCGAAGCCATCATCTCGATGGCGCAGCAGGCGAGACCGTAGGTGAAAGGCCAGAGCGAGTTGGCCCGCGCCCAGTTGAACAGCCTGTCAGTGGTCGTCGTGAGGATGTTCGGATGTTCGAATTTTTCCAGCAGCGACATGTCAGACCCACTCCAGGGCGCCCTTGCCCCAGGCATAGATGAGGCCGAACAGGAGCACGGCGAAGAAGATCATCATCTCCACAAAACCGGTCATACCCAGGGTCCTGAAGACCATGGCCCATGGGAACAGGAACACTGCTTCCACATCGAAGATTACGAACAGCAGGGCGAAGATGTAATACCTGACGGCGAAGGGGGTGCGGCTGTCGCCGACGGGAGGGATGCCGCATTCGTAAGGCGTGAGTTTTTCGGGATAGGTGTGGCGCCTCTGGATGAGTCGGGAGATGCCGAGAAGTCCCAGGACAAACACGACATCCAGCAGGCCCATGACGGCCACGGTGAGGTAACTATAAGTATAATCAGGAGTCAAGTCCGGCTCCGGTCGTTAGAGCGGTTCCTGATCCTGCCGTGCGCAGGCCCAATCTTCCCCCTCGAAAACACTTCTTGACATGATAACGGGAGCCTGAAAAAACCCGTGACTGCCACGGGCACACTCGCTGTGAATGACGTGAGTAGGCTCCCAATTGATGCAAGCTGTGGACCTTTAATTCGCGCATACTATATTGGAACGACGCCTGAATTACAAACGCTTTTTCTCGCGGTTAAAGGCCTTGTAGATAATGCTTTTTGTAGGGTTTCGATCACCTGGTTTTATTCGTGCGTGCGGGGGGCACTGGCGCCCCCCGCGAACTATCAGTCCAGGCCTCAAGCTAATCAGAGGAGCCCTGGTAAATCCATTTCCTGATATCAGTCCGGTTTGGTGACGAATACCGCGCACGGAGACATGCCTATGATCTTTTCAGCGACGCTGCCGAGGAATATCTTCTTCAAACCCGAAAGTCCGCGGCTGCCGACGAATATTATCCCGGCGTTGTTTTCCCTGGCATACGCTGTTATCTCAGCGGCTGGATTGCCGTGCAGTAACTGCGAGTACAGCTCTATCCCAGACGTGCTTGCCCGGGAAACGGCATCTTTCAGGACCATGTTCGCCTTCTCATCGAGCTTTTCCACGACTCCCCCTGCATCCGCATAGTGTTCGGGATGCATGTCGACCACGGTCACTCCCGTGATCAGGCTTTTGTAGCGTCTGCTGAAATCGATAGCCTTGGCAAGGGCCTTTTCACCATTGGCAGACCCATCAGTCGCGACAAGAATATTGTCCCAGCCGATCTCAGCCTCGCGCGGGATGACCAGGATATCTGTCGAAGAGTGGACGATGACTTTAGCGGTCACGCTTCCCATCAGCATGCGTTCTACCCGGTGCAGGCCGCGGCGTCCCATTACGATCAGGGTGCAGTTCTCATCCTTTGCCACTTCGATGATGCGCTCGAATGCCTCTCCCTTGACGACATCGATGTTCACCCGGGCTGATTCCGTACCGATGATTTCTTTCGCAGCCTGCTTCAGTTCCTCGGTCGGCCCGCTTAGCAGACTATGGATATCGTGAATGCCGACGAGCTCCAGATCTCCCTCATAGGCAGGGGTCACGATCAGGACCTTGATCCAGCTGTCCTCGAACTTGTCCAGGGCCTGGCGCAGTGCATTCCGACTCGATTCAGATCCGTCGAAAGCTACGAGTATCTTGCTGTAGTTTCCCATGTCAGACCCTCCCGGCGATTGCAGCTCTTTCTTCCAGTCTCGACCTGATGATGCCCTTGACCATGGCGGCAGTGATGATTCCTCCCGCGACCAGCAGGGCGGCTATCAGAGCCCAGAAGCTGACCGTGTCGAGCACGCTTGCCAGGCTTTTGTCCAGTGACAGGATTCCCAGATGATCGAGATAAACAGGAATCTTCACGCCCCTGCTGACGGCGACGATCACCATCACGGTGCCCATCACCAGCTTGATCGTGTAATCCTTAACGTAAGTAGTGCCGAGGGCGCCCAGCTGAACGCCGAAGAGCGAAGTCGCCAGGATGATCAGGACCAGCCTTATATCAACCAGGCCGGCCATTGCCCACTGTACCGAACCCCACATGCCCATGACGAAGGCGATGAGCAGCTCGGTGGCGCTGGCTACCATGGCGGTTGCGCCGATGACATAGACCATGCCGGGCACGCCCACGAAACCACCGACGGCGATCGTCGCGGCCAGAAGGCCGGTGAAAAAACCAACCGGTAGTGTCACCCACGCCGAGATAACGACGTCCGCTTTTTTGAAATGGATCATTGGCGGCAGCTTGATCTTCTGCAGCCTCGATGCCAGCTTCGGAGTCTTGGCATCCGCATCGCCCTTGGCCATGGTCATGGCGTCTCTGAAAACGAAGAGGCCGACGACAAGCAGGATGATCACGAAGACGAAACTCACATAGAGATCCGACCCGGCGCTGCCCCAGGAATCAAGGATCCATTTCTGGATCTGAAAACCGACCTGGACGCCAGCTATCGAGGATGCCGCGATCACGAGCCCCAGCTTCACATCGACCTGGCCGTAGCGGAACCGCTTGTAGGAGCCAACCATGGCCTTGGGGAACTTGTGGCACATGTTGCTGGCTACCGCAACAGCTCCCGGGGCGCCCAGCGACATCATGGCGGGTGTCAGCACAAAGGCGCCGCCAGAGCCGATGAAACCGCTCAGAAGGCCGCCTACCAGGCCCACTATCAGCAGGGCGATCAGTTTATCCCTGGTGAGTCCCAGGAACATCGGGGTTATCTCCGTCACAGTCTCCGAGCCTTCGGTCTCGCTGAAAGACACCATTGCCTTGTCGTCCAGCTTGACGTCCTCCGGTTTGATTGACTCTTCTATATTGACTGTTGCGGGTTCGCCAGTCTCGGAAGGCACGAACGTCGCCGTGTGCGATGCCGCGTCAACCTCGGTGAACGAGCCGATCTTGAAATTAGCCGGCGGGGCGCTCTCCGCAAATGCGGCGGGCGCGAAGGTCAGCGTTATAAACAATGCCGCCAGAAGTACAACGATCCATTTCTTCATTATTCTTTCCATCTCCCTTGTTGCGATTGATAACTATTAATAGTGCTCGTTTAGTGTCCGGTACCTTTGGCCGCCTGCAGGCCGACTATCGATAAGACGGTACTTGCGAAGGAGCCATACACAATGGAGAAATACAGGGCGGTCACAATCGGCAGGACTGTGTATACTCCGCCCCTGACGAAATACTCCATGACCTGGTTCACGTTTGTGAACAGGAAGTAATATGAAGCCAGCGATAATAATCCCAGTGCCAGCGCCTGGGGATAGGGTTTCTTCTTTGCGGTTTTACTCACGATAGTGCTCCTTCTTGTTCGTTGATCGATTTTTCCGAGACGAGCGCCAGCGGGCAGCCGAGCTTTTCCCAGATACCGGAAAGGCGCTTCTGCTCACTCGAGCAGTCGCTGTTGAGGGCGTCAGTGGATTCGATGACTACACAGACGAGGTCACGCCGGCCACGGGCGTACTTGATGACCGCCTCTTTGATGCAGCCGCTCTTTTTAGTGACCTTTAGGGGCACTCCATGCTGGCGCGCTTTTTCCTCGCCAAGCCGCAGCATCTCGGCAGTGCTACTTCCTTCAGCGGCCAGGACTTCAAGGCCCGCCCCGGTTCTTTCAGCGATGCTGAACGCATATTTGAGGGACTTGACGTCGGTTTCCCGGCCGGTGAGGACCAGCAGTACCTTCCGGTTACCGTCGAGCATTTCGCGGGCGGTTTCGAACTCCCCAGCCTCAGCGAAGGATGCGGCTGAGATCATTCCCTCCAGTCTTTTACTGATACGGCTCAAAACAGGTGGCCTCAGGCCTTCGGGGCGAGATGGCCGTGTTTGATACGCGGCGCTGCCGGCTTGAGGTCGTCGGCGGCACGTGCCCGGCGTGGCTCACTGGCGTCTTCCCCGGCCATCTGTCTGGCCGCTTCGAACTCGCCCTCTTCCGCAAATGCCGCTGCGGAAAACAGGTTTTCCAGCTTTTTTGACAGTTTCATACGTGCGATCCTCCTTGGAATTGGTCTTTGCCACCATTACATGTAGCAACAACCGTGCCAACTTAAAAAAATATTCGTGAAAAATTAGAAAATATTTGTAAATATCCTGCAAAAATAGACATTATACGGATGGGTATTCAATACCATAGGGGAATTACGCGAAGGATAAAAAGCCAAATATGTAACAGATATGTTACATAAAGCAACGCTTTTACTTTTGTGCTTTAAGGAAGAGCTATACCGCTGTTGCACCGATGAAGTAGAAGGTTGCATCTTGCAATGCATGGCGATATATTATGGGCATGAGGTTCTATCCGGACAGTCTGAGGCAGAAGATCCTGATCGGCTATATCGCGGGCGCGATGCTCGTTTTTGCCTTCGCCCTGCTCAGCTGGAGCAATCTGAATACCCAGCAGGAGATTGTCTCGTCGGGCGAGACCGTATCGAGCCTTTTTGACACGACTTTGGAGATAAGGCGTTTTGAGAAGAATTATTTTCTGTACCGGACAGCAGAGGACTACGCTGAGCTGCGCTCATACATAGCACAGGCCGAGGAGCTCCTGAGCAGGGAGGAACTCAACCTGTTCACGACGCCCGAGGTGATAGCAGGCCTCGAGGAAGACTTGCGGATCTATGGTGATCTGCTGGGCGAGGATGTCTCCGCCCCCGGCAGCGCCGGCGATCCCGCACTCGAGGCTCTGATCAGGGAGAAGGGCAAGGAGATCGTCACCACAGGCGAGCAGATATCCGCCAGCCGGGTCGAGATCAACAGGGAGTCCCTTGAATCGGCCAAACGTAATCTGCTCATCGGGATCGGCCTGTTGCTGGTCGCCGTATTTGCCGGTGGTCTGATCTTCTCCCGCAAGGCGGTGCGGCCGCTTTCAGTCCTTGAAAAGCACATGGTCCGGATAACCGCGGGCGAGTTCTCACTTATCCCAGTGAAGTTCAAAGACCGCGAATTCGTCTCGCTCAAGGCCGCCTTCAACAAGATGCTGCTCGAATTGCGGGAGCGGCAGGACTACCTGGTCGAATCTGAGAAATACGCTGCCCTGGGCACCCTGGTGTTCGGTGTCGCCCACGAGCTGAACAACCCCCTTGCCAACATCTCCACCTCGACCCAGATCCTGAGGGAAGAGATCGACGAAGGGGATATCGAATACCAGAAGGAGCTGCTGGAGCAGATCACCGAGGAAACCGGCCGAGCCCGTCATATAGTCGGCTCGGTCCTCAATTATTCCCGCTCCAAGGAAAGGCAGACTTTTCAACTCAGGGACGCGGTCGAGGAGACCGTCCGCTTGATCAAGGCTGAAGTG is a genomic window of Actinomycetota bacterium containing:
- a CDS encoding NADH-quinone oxidoreductase subunit C, coding for MSREHQKYRAPDALDHTRELMGKLARDVSVSDWHLVIEVRPGDLPEAALRLRDDETLSCKYISCIIGVDYVDWMEAIYLLRSQEHSIPVRLRIRLDREKPELPSVTYIWSGANWHEREAYDFFGIKFIGHPDLRRILTREDYDTHPMKKDAWPHRVRRTEWRWEGIERPKRLPGETDRRDRS
- a CDS encoding NADH-quinone oxidoreductase subunit B; this translates as MPGARAPWSGSDMSLLEKFEHPNILTTTTDRLFNWARANSLWPFTYGLACCAIEMMASTMPRHDMARFGMEVFRASPRQADVMIVSGTITDKMAPIIRHLHHQMSEPRWVIAMGACACSGGMFWDSYNVVQGIDLLIPVDVYIPGCPPRPEALIYGMQQLQLKVKQDTQVGAAKRLTGGPMSDHVKMKPEGGES
- a CDS encoding NADH-quinone oxidoreductase subunit A is translated as MGLLDVVFVLGLLGISRLIQRRHTYPEKLTPYECGIPPVGDSRTPFAVRYYIFALLFVIFDVEAVFLFPWAMVFRTLGMTGFVEMMIFFAVLLFGLIYAWGKGALEWV
- a CDS encoding universal stress protein — protein: MGNYSKILVAFDGSESSRNALRQALDKFEDSWIKVLIVTPAYEGDLELVGIHDIHSLLSGPTEELKQAAKEIIGTESARVNIDVVKGEAFERIIEVAKDENCTLIVMGRRGLHRVERMLMGSVTAKVIVHSSTDILVIPREAEIGWDNILVATDGSANGEKALAKAIDFSRRYKSLITGVTVVDMHPEHYADAGGVVEKLDEKANMVLKDAVSRASTSGIELYSQLLHGNPAAEITAYARENNAGIIFVGSRGLSGLKKIFLGSVAEKIIGMSPCAVFVTKPD
- a CDS encoding sulfite exporter TauE/SafE family protein → MFLGLTRDKLIALLIVGLVGGLLSGFIGSGGAFVLTPAMMSLGAPGAVAVASNMCHKFPKAMVGSYKRFRYGQVDVKLGLVIAASSIAGVQVGFQIQKWILDSWGSAGSDLYVSFVFVIILLVVGLFVFRDAMTMAKGDADAKTPKLASRLQKIKLPPMIHFKKADVVISAWVTLPVGFFTGLLAATIAVGGFVGVPGMVYVIGATAMVASATELLIAFVMGMWGSVQWAMAGLVDIRLVLIILATSLFGVQLGALGTTYVKDYTIKLVMGTVMVIVAVSRGVKIPVYLDHLGILSLDKSLASVLDTVSFWALIAALLVAGGIITAAMVKGIIRSRLEERAAIAGRV
- a CDS encoding universal stress protein; translated protein: MISAASFAEAGEFETAREMLDGNRKVLLVLTGRETDVKSLKYAFSIAERTGAGLEVLAAEGSSTAEMLRLGEEKARQHGVPLKVTKKSGCIKEAVIKYARGRRDLVCVVIESTDALNSDCSSEQKRLSGIWEKLGCPLALVSEKSINEQEGALS
- a CDS encoding GHKL domain-containing protein, coding for MRFYPDSLRQKILIGYIAGAMLVFAFALLSWSNLNTQQEIVSSGETVSSLFDTTLEIRRFEKNYFLYRTAEDYAELRSYIAQAEELLSREELNLFTTPEVIAGLEEDLRIYGDLLGEDVSAPGSAGDPALEALIREKGKEIVTTGEQISASRVEINRESLESAKRNLLIGIGLLLVAVFAGGLIFSRKAVRPLSVLEKHMVRITAGEFSLIPVKFKDREFVSLKAAFNKMLLELRERQDYLVESEKYAALGTLVFGVAHELNNPLANISTSTQILREEIDEGDIEYQKELLEQITEETGRARHIVGSVLNYSRSKERQTFQLRDAVEETVRLIKAEVPASVVLQVDIPEDLTVYADRQKIQQVIINLVKNAIDAIDRVDGKVRIMAVRLDEKNVEIVVIDNGAGMEQEKLAKIFDPFFTSKKEGYGLGLFIVHNIITEYGGSISVDSYPGKGTTFTIVLPMKES